DNA from Ziziphus jujuba cultivar Dongzao chromosome 2, ASM3175591v1:
ttctttacttattcattattaattaattgtttgacagatttaaggttttgagacaattccttcgttAGGTCAAGCATTCGGAAAGAAGTTGCTGGAAATGGCATTCCCTcggattcttaattggcatatttcacaagtgccaagatttgagaaggccactgaactcttcgatcatcgtgatataagtatatgagttcttccacttatatgtacaaatatatatatatatatatataaatatacattccaacatagtaatattatttatacacttttgcagtatttgtagGAATATCAGTATTACTTACTAATCACTTGAtgataatcccttttgtcttttgtaGTATCCCATTCATGGATTAATAAATGTAACTGAATttgagcatgcatatatcgGCAACTTAGCATGGGATGTACATCATGACAGTACTCCATACAATGTTGCACCTGCTGTCCGGACAAGCCACCACAGGCAagtcatgatgaaaaagatgaaggtcttccacttacaagaagtggaagaagtaagaaacaaaaagaggcgtctgtggaaattatgggtaaaggagggaggcggcgaatgggacataagccgacagaccagccttcatcatcgactgcaggagttgctgctcatgttcgtgttaaaccatcgactccatcccatgatgaggtttgaataaattgtatgaatgtttatcttttttattattgcaagtactaatcattattgtttcttttaggtacctttaAGAGAGCGATTAACTATCCTTGAAGGCGAAGTGGCTAATGTACGGCAAGACGTTAAGGATTTAAAAATcgccatgcttagagagtttgcaagtttggacagcaagctttataagttaatgaagcaccaaggagtgggagttGGTGCTGATGGgttgggagatgggatggaagtggacgttgaaggggatgaaaataaagaagagtttgGTCCCGATGCGACCCCCATTGATAGACCATCACATCCATCTGTTGTAGACGATGCAGGACCAAGTGTTACGATTATCGAGAAAGTGTCTACATCAAAGTTTCCTGCCGGGAGACGTGCAAGAAAAGTAGCAGCTGCTAAGCAAAGTATAGATATTAGGAGGCGGGATAGGAAGGCGGCAGcagctattacaactccttatagtgttggaggcttgcggaaaaaactacagcgcactttacccagtgcatcttctactttgaagttcgacccatacaaaccagtacccATGCGACTTGTaaaaattttgaccaatttatgaagtccggttgggcagcaaaggttgatatggacgTTTTGACTGTGGGTAAAGATtttttccagttgcttataaccagtgagaagtggctgaatcacgatataagtatttttcgatcaagatttttattttataatttgataaattccgtagatagttgttcaactgcatggatgtaatttaaaattaattcgtctttcaatgcagcatatgaAAGTCCTGTCTTACTTATTTCGTGTACGTGCCAATCGATTTCTTGatgttttttatcctagttttgaggtgatagatggaggattttgggtaagcaacggccaggtgtcctatatgtggctattgtgattttgggtaactaataaattattttgttataggtatacattgagcagtgttataataattgtttttttgtagtggtgactgtggcatgtttacactcaagaccatcgagtttttacatgctagattaccagtgacattcacacaagatgacatggagttctttaggaagaagtatgcatatgaggcttacaacaaagagctaagcatatgagctgagtggtgatgcatttttctttccttttgtcatgtttatagatgcatattctttattatattagacttttaattgtaaagataatggtggcttataatgttcatttaacaaagataacaatgtggtattgatgtaaggataagtaattgaccttataggaaatgtgccgtgtttatttattagaatttcgTTATGCATAAACGCcttacgagctcaattgcaaattttaaaaaattttccgcttgtcggaaaatatttcctctaggcagaaaaattttcctccagtcaGAAATTCCATATGGAGATCAATTGAAGCCTCCggataaatttccgccaggcgaaaaatttttcctccaagtggaaatagttttcctcctgaTGGAAAAAATTTGCTTCAAGTGGAAatcattgaataatttttagtcctatcaaaaactaatttcctccacttggaaaatcaatttctaatagattatataagttaatagtggggtaaaaaaaattgagagtggagacaaatattatatacgatgaagatggaattaacaaaaaatgtagtgacatttaaaatcaataaccattttaaataaaagaaaaaatgatatatgtttgtttttcttttcaaaatcatttggacatttcataaaatgatatgtaaactaaagatttaaaatcaactccagaaagcctcttttcatttgggattaaattcaaaaaaagaaaaaattgctaataaatcttccaccgtggagtagaaaatattatatccaatatatgaaataattatcaaaacatattaaaccataacactaaattaaaacttttttaattcgaagcataagacaatggattcgtacatagaggcctataatgtccaacaccaccgcgtCGGCTACATTtatgtccaataacatcttcaccttcagaTGGTATGCATTGCATCCTCGGCCTACCGGCTcacctacgtgtccatcttggtggaagaacaatacgacttgcCATGTCATCCGgggcatgccactgtttttcatctaacaaagggtaaatggactcagcataagctgcacgatatgcatctgcggtgtagtaatgagaacacatgccataaggaacAATTTTacggtctctgcaagcggcaatacaatgatcacaaggatattgatcaagatcgaagactttgcatgagcatgttttttattggagattaactatacccctcaaactcctaccttccacaagaaattcatgcatattaatggctttcacacatagtccgatggactccaaattttgtaatttgagttgctcttccatatggtcagtcacatgctttgtcaattttgcacctgtagtacgtcgctcataaaaccacctttgcagtaaatcccgtatgtggtctattaatgctactattggcatctctctagcatctagcaaaatgccattcaagctttctgcaatattagtggtcatgatagtgtaccttctacatggacaaagagaacgtgcccaccttgtagggtcacatgatcgaatgtactagGCAGCCCTActattttttgcctcaatttgccccatataaaactcaaaatcttcaaccaaatatgcactagctgcgagcatgaaacattgtattattgattcatctttcgcatgtccatttgctttaatatttctgcttatatggtacgtgcacaacgcatggtatgcattgggaaaaactttgcgtaatgccctttcaatagtgGGGTgcctatcactcacaaacaccaaatctggaaaatctccgatggcatccttaaGGTTTTggaaaaccatgtatatgcttgctcgttctctccatctccaatgccgaaagccaaatgatatatttgcttattgccatccatgcccgatgcaatatacatgtaccctttgtatttccctttcaatgtagttgcatcaacagccaacatgggtcttatgtgggatttaaatcccctaatgcttgctccaatcgccataaagaaatatacaaaatttttattatcatctgttttgatacgtgtaacagtcccagggttcttcgacactaactcataacagtaggtaggtaacttagcaaaattctcctctggagatcccctaacactgttaagtgcatactctatacctctccatgctttgttgtagcttatattcaccccatatttctgtaaaaaatcatgttgaatttctttgggtttgtaaacacgttcaataccttcatatttagatttgatacattgctcaataacccggctactggcctACTTATGTtttcgatgcacgatatctaacgagcaactgtgtacattatcaaaaattctcacaataaatatttctctatttttaaatgtggttgcacgtagtcgccatttacaagtattttccaagcatacaacctcataccgttgtgtagttgaccgtgtcaccttgaactccttattttctcgcatgcaatagatacttaATTTATTCTATAAGTCACGTTTATtgtgaaataattgtccaactactatgctctcacagccagtgaactttgacgaaaatatggccatagaaccacttctattgctcgatgatatggggtcacttgtagcacgatgaaccctaacatcatcaactccttcattattcatttcaggatgcatatcattatcattttccggcaactcatgatcaaaatctatatcattatgatcaacatcatcccctgctgcattgtaattctcatcatgatcaatattatgcaactgctcatactcctcatcgttaggaaaccgttcatcatagtcacctccaacatcaactccttcgtgttaaatgatgtccaggccccacgaacatcaacttgatctctaaactgagtttattgaaccataatttcctaagATGTAGCATGAATAGattcagtaccggaagcttgtggtagacgaacgccaattggaggacaaaaaaaagaatgaagattactcccactatccgaagcaaatgctgtttgatgaacatttctacatacatgttcaactttcgaaatcacctcaacatacaatggaggccgcatcattgtcatccctccattcctcactttttgaagaaagcatttcccatccctatcacatcgtatttctgtaggatccaacttttctgcacatcgtccatatatcctttttagttttagcaaatattcatttcgatctatctcaatagaattgaaaatcccaTCCTCTAattctgattttgtgcatctcttgccgacggaaaccattatatttttaccattttgatatttccaattaccaccatcattttgtaccaatgttccattgtataaaaccacaattataatatcatcatcttccattttactacaaaattaaatgaataacgttaaactaaattaataaatatataaaattttgaataataataaataaacatattaactgtactaaaaaagttgattctgttatttttttgggccaaatataggtttttcctactggcggaaaactggcagaAACTTGGCGGAAAACTAGCtgaaaattggcaaaaaattagcggaaaacttgcgaaaactgacaaactggaggaaaatggcggaagttcatctttttcgccaaatttcctccgtttttactgtttttcataatttttcagttttacacaaaatttcccccattttcaaactatatgccacctaagtatctttaaaatcacatataacagctcataaattaatttcttgcatacccatattaaataaaaagcttaaaaattccaaaactaacaaaaaataaaagaaaaaagagaaagagaaaaaagaaaaaaaaacacatatttccttactttcatctaataagaaaaaagataaaatttttacctgagtttagtttctgatatgagaaaatacaaaaaaatgagagtgagatgagatgagatgcaaagagtggccTTAGAGAAACCCTtacacgaacggctgtgtagaggaagaaggaaagggtaaaaaaagccttttgcgtaattttcaattttatcaaaggtatttttgtcccaaggtggctatttaaaaaaaaaaaaacatttgctatttttcaaaaatggagTTGTACGGTAGGTATTTTTCGAAATAACCCTAATTCTACTACTACATATGGGTCAGTCCATTCTATATATCAAAGTCCTTGACAAACTATGCTAATTGTTAAACGGGCCTATTTATAGCATTGGATAAAGAATTAAAGGGATAATTATTATCTAATACTTTGGTAAATGAAACACCTTCTTTATGTGTACATTTATAATAGAACTTTTCAGAATTAATACATCCAtagtcaatttatttttattaatatatctaaAGTCAATTTGATTGCTGGCATCGGAATCAAACATAGATAATTGATACCGTGGCAGGTGTAGCACCCAATGAGATTAGTGATCTTCAAAACCTTGAGGTATTACTCCTCGAAGTGAACCATTTCAATGGACTCATGCCACCTAAATTCTTCAATATTTCTTCAATGAGGATCATTGGACTGGCAGTTAATCACTTGTCAGGTCAATTTCCATCACATACAAGTTTTCGATTTCCCAACCTTAAGCGGCTTGTCATAGGAATGAACGATTTCACTGGTCCAATCCTCAATTTTGTATCCAATGCTTCTAAACTCATACAAATTGATATTCCATACAATTCATTCTATGGCACTGTTACAAGTACATTTTGTTCTTTATGAAATATCCAATGGCTTAACTTAGCTTTTAACAATTTTACCATTGACTCTTCAGACAACTTCTTCACTTCCTTATTAGATTGTAAATATCTTAGATTGTTAGAGTTGGAAAGCAACCCATTGAATGCAATGCTTCCAAATTTTGGTGGGAATCTTTCTTCTTCCCTCCAATATTTTGGAGTCATTAATTGCTCAATGAAGGGCAATATTCCTAAACAAATTGGGAGTTTAAGCAGCTTAATGACCTTAAAGTTGGATGACAATGACTTGACTGGATCCATTCCACCTACAATTGGAGGACTCCAAAAGCTTCAAGGTATATATCTGAATGGCAACGAGGTAAAAGGATTTATACCTTCAAAAATTTGCCACTTAGAGGGCTTGGTTGAGTTGTTTTTGACCAATAATAAGCTCGTTGGGTCTATACCAGAATGCTTGGGAAATCTCAGTTCTCTAAGAACTCTCTCATTGAGCTCCAATGGATCGAATTCGACAATTCCAAACACATTATGGAGTCTTGTATATATCTTGATAGTGAACCTCTAATCCAATTCTCTTGTTGGATCTCTCCCTTTGAATGTTGAAAACTTGAAAGTTTTGATAGCGATAGATTTATCAAACAATGAGCTATCAGGCAACATACCAAGTACCATCGGGAGTCTTCAGAATTTGGTAAATCATTCCTTGGCACAAAATAGATTCACGGGTCACATTTCCACTTAATTTGGCAAACTTATAAGCATAGAAATTATGGATTTGTCAAGAAACAACTTATCCGGAGAAATTCCAAATTCTTTGGAGGCATTACTGAGCCTAAAACATTTCAATGTGTCTTACAACCAACTGGAAGGAGAAATCCCTACTGGAGGACCTTTTGTGAATTTCTCAGCTGAGTCATTTTTGTCGAACAATGGACTTTGTGGTGCATCTCGACTGCAAGTATTGCCATGCAAAAGGAAAGAAACTTATAAATCAAGAAATGCAACGGAAACTATAGATGTGCTGAGGATTACTTTGCCGATGGTTTCATTAATAATACTTATATTGGCATTTGCATGTTTGGTCGTGAGATGCAAAAAAGAGAAGGCTTTGAAAATTTCGAGTGAGGCCAACTTGAAACTTCCACCCACATGGAGAGAGATTTCACATGAAGAGCTGCTGGAGGTAACGAATGGCTTTAACAAAGCAAATTTACTTGGTACAGGGAGTTTTGGCTCCGTATATGAAGGAAAACTCAATGATGGATTGCATGTTGCAATAAAAGTTTTCAATCTGAATGTCGAAAAGGCATGTAAGAGTTTTGATGCTGAATGTGAAGCATATTAGTGATTCTCATATACAGCTGCGTAGTTAACTAAACCTTTTCATGTTGTTTGTCCTGTATATCCTTATCACGTGTATTTAGGCTTCatcatgtattttaaatattattttattattttatttctatctgTTGCACCTCCCTTCTTATCTGTAATAGGGTATTTATACCCGGTGTTTTATTGAATATAATTTAGcattatttttcaattctcttaaattgttttatggtatcagagcatcaAACTCTCACGAGTCATGGCCTTATCTTTCTCATCCACCTCAACCTCTATTTCGTCTTCTTCCTCAACAACTATTCCAATCATGACCAAACCAtcttttttcaacaaaaacacTAGTTGTGATTAATGTAGCAACTCAAGTGCCCGTCAAACTCACAGAAAACACGTATTTTCCTTGGAAGGCTTAATTTGATGCTATTCTTATTGGCTATAATCATTATGGCTTCATTGATGGTACAAACCCTTGTCCTCAAACAACACATCCTGATAATTCACCAAATCTTGAATATCAGTACTGGGTACGGCAAGACAAGCTCATACTTTGAGCAATTTTGACTTCTCTTTCCAGTGATGTTTCTCATCTGGTTGCAACCTGCAAAACTTCAAGGGACGCATGGTCAACACTGGCTGTCTCATTTGCTAGGCCCTCACATTCTCATATGCTTAGGCTTCGTGAATGTTTGATTCGTCCACAACGAACATGATCTGTCATTGAATATCTACAAGATATTAAAGGAGCAGCCGATGAATATACACTTCTTGGGAGTCCAATTGATTATGATgaagtaattttatatattatcaatggTTTATCCTCTGATCTAAAGGATATCTCTACAGCGTTTCTCACCCGAGACATTTCGATCACTTTTGCCGAATTATATGAACAACTAGTAAAGCATGCCACATATTTGTGTCGATCTGAGTCTTCAACTGATGACATCTCTATCACAGCACACATGGCCAATCGCACagggaaacaaaaaagaaaaaattttctctCCAACACAAGACCAACCACACAATTGTCTGGCTCCACTATCAATCCAAGACAAACCTTCTTTGGTTCTCCCACCAATTCGAGACAACACTTCTTTGGTCAACCCACACACTTCAGAAGACCTGGTAACTATAGGGGAAAATGTCAACTATGTGACCAACAGGGACATTCGGCCAAATATTGTCCTTCCTTCATCACCAGTTACCATACACCTCTCAGCAACAGCGATATAGTTCTAGGCCGTCCCCTCCATAAGCGTTCTGCTCAGGAGCTTCCTCAAATGATGGTCTTCTACCCACGCCACCTTCTTCACCAAACTGGTTGCTTGATTCGAGTGCCTCCCATCATGTGGCAAATGATTTGCATAACTTAGCCATTCACTCTGAATATGATGGCACTGATGAAATAGCTGTTAGGAATGGTAATAAGCTTCCCATTACACATACAGGCACATCTCTTCTACTCACTCCAAATAAAAAGCTCTTGCTGTTTGATGTTTTTTGTGTTCCTACCATGACTAGGAACTTACTTTCAGTTTCAAAATTGTGCAAAACTAATAATGTTTTTGTGGAATTCTTATCAAATTGCTTTCTTGTGAGGATTTACAGACGGGAATAGTACTCCTAAAAGGACCGTATAAAGGTGGAACCTATCAGTGGCCATCTTCCTCCTACTATCTGTCTCCATCTCCAACCGCACTTCTAAGCCAGTCTGCTTCTCTTCAAGAGTGGCATCATCGTCTAAGACATCCATCTCATAGGATTGTTCATCATCTAGCATCTGCACAAACACTGcttgtttcttcttttaataCATTTCATTACACTTCTTGTTTATGTaataaatctcataaaattcCCTTTGGAATTTCTTCTATGTCAAGTTCAAAGCCTCTCCAATTATTATATACTGATGTTTGGGGACCAACCTTTATCTGTTGTTATGatggatttaaatattatgtcttATTTGTTGATCATTTTACCCGATATTCCTGGTTATTTCCACTCAAGTCCAAATCTGATGTCTCCTCTGTcttcataatatttaaaaatattgttgaaaaatattttcaaacccGTATTACAtcaatatattcaaataatgGTGGAGAGTTCTTGAaattaaaaccattttttaCTACACATGGCATCACTCATTTTCTCACCACTCCATTTAT
Protein-coding regions in this window:
- the LOC125422688 gene encoding receptor kinase-like protein Xa21; translation: MDLSRNNLSGEIPNSLEALLSLKHFNVSYNQLEGEIPTGGPFVNFSAESFLSNNGLCGASRLQVLPCKRKETYKSRNATETIDVLRITLPMVSLIILILAFACLVVRCKKEKALKISSEANLKLPPTWREISHEELLEVTNGFNKANLLGTGSFGSVYEGKLNDGLHVAIKVFNLNVEKACKSFDAECEAY